The Castanea sativa cultivar Marrone di Chiusa Pesio chromosome 11, ASM4071231v1 genome contains a region encoding:
- the LOC142615374 gene encoding putative disease resistance protein At1g50180 yields MGAEVAVSTLLVKLQKLLADERVMLPGLRNRVQTAVSELKQILSFLEAANPNQESASSSQLEAQILRIIYPTDYITESFLLTRLQRRPMGVNKIIKIQLIPFSIHSQLQFICKMNQFVKSMRAISSEFAKKMHDLVHKTKLVEGYRFRGHHYDQSRDVLVGRGDDEKHLVDRLINDNEESLRVISLVSEESLGKTALARNVYNRLDIRQHFQYRAWLHVPKEYAYKDLLLIIIKQIPIHDLKDVELKSEESLLALLFQILMQVRFIIVLDDVRTVNDWHQLFYSFADSQNGSRIILTTRYSNVAKFADPWSWSLNLNLNLRRLNDNESWELFLKKIRRSEICSDNSDSFNLRAEILRRCCGLPSAIVLLAGMLSTIELSEWSRVIDLVESQDQSALLDIVILSYHKLPSVLKPCFLYLTLFPKAYEIPIRRLLLLWLAEGFIQTSSETSDVPEDVAKIYFEELVSRNMIEIAKWKLDGSPKKCRMPCFLYDVFFPKAEDTGFLHVHHCKTDCTCSPEFRIQRIIDQYSGVKSASESHIQHLCSYVSFEAQKLDTFNQEIGFFLKTMVNRRGFIRLKVLDLEGIYKPSLHEKLGVLQNLRYISLRWTALGSIPASIGDLPCLETLDLKYTNITTLPSSVWKAKNLRHLYMNEVCIAKPSNACSTNLQTLVGLLVGSKDPKIYGLDRCTGLRKLGLICHSKSVNCTANCISQLTNLQSLRLSSRDPFGQALDLELSFIKDQQSLSNLNLFGMIKGHEIGYLPWNLQILTLSMSGLIEDPMLVLGELPQLITLRLLAGSYAGSEMSCRAGHFSKLGVLKLWKLEQLKQWTVEDGSMPHLQELEIRSCEELKTLDGLQMLPALKEVILTNMPKDFVSDVRKRFDRDILLTNEW; encoded by the coding sequence ATGGGGGCTGAAGTGGCCGTTTCAACTTTATTAGTGAAATTACAGAAGCTGCTTGCCGATGAAAGAGTCATGCTTCCAGGACTCAGAAATCGTGTGCAAACTGCCGTCAGTGAACTAAAACAGATTTTGAGCTTCCTGGAAGCTGCCAATCCAAACCAAGAGAGTGCCAGTAGCAGTCAGTTGGAGGCTCAGATTCTGCGCATTATTTACCCTACAGACTACATCACGGAAAGTTTCCTCCTAACAAGACTGCAAAGGAGACCAATGGGtgtcaataaaattattaaaatacaattaataCCATTTTCAATACATAGCCAGTTGCAGTTCATATGCAAGATGAATCAATTCGTAAAGAGTATGAGAGCTATATCCAGTGAATTTGCAAAGAAGATGCATGATCTCGTACACAAAACGAAGCTTGTAGAAGGGTACAGATTCCGTGGCCACCATTATGATCAATCGCGTGATGTACTTGTTGGGCGTGGAGATGATGAAAAGCACCTGGTAGATCGACTGATCAACGACAATGAAGAAAGCCTCCGTGTGATTTCACTGGTGAGCGAAGAATCACTTGGCAAGACAGCTCTGGCAAGGAATGTTTATAACAGGCTAGACATTCGGCAGCATTTCCAGTACCGTGCCTGGCTCCATGTTCCCAAAGAGTATGCATATAAGGATCTCTTGCTTATCATAATCAAGCAGATTCCAATTCATGATTTGAAGGACGTAGAGCTAAAGAGCGAGGAGTCACTGTTAGCTTTGCTTTTCCAGATTTTAATGCAAGTCAGGTTTATAATAGTTTTGGATGATGTCCGAACGGTTAATGACTGGCACCAGCTTTTTTATTCCTTTGCAGACAGCCAGAATGGAAGTAGGATCATCCTCACTACACGCTATTCTAATGTAGCGAAATTTGCTGACCCATGGAGTTGGTCACTGAATCTGAATCTGAATCTGAGGCGGTTGAATGATAATGAGAGTTGGGAATTGTTCTTGAAGAAGATACGAAGATCAGAAATTTGTTCAGATAATTCAGACTCATTCAATTTAAGGGCAGAGATTCTGAGAAGATGTTGCGGTTTGCCTTCAGCAATAGTCCTGCTGGCTGGAATGCTTTCAACAATTGAATTGAGTGAGTGGTCAAGAGTAATTGATCTTGTAGAAAGTCAAGATCAATCAGCTCTCTTAGATATTGTAATTTTGAGCTATCATAAACTACCATCTGTGTTAAAGCCATGTTTCCTTTATTTAACTCTCTTTCCTAAAGCGTATGAGATCCCCATACGGAGGTTGTTGCTGCTGTGGCTTGCAGAGGGATTTATTCAAACATCATCTGAGACTAGCGATGTCCCTGAAGATGTGGCCAAGATATATTTTGAAGAATTAGTCAGTAGAAACATGATTGAAATAGCAAAATGGAAGCTCGATGGAAGCCCCAAAAAATGTCGTATGCCATGTTTTCTCTATGATGTCTTCTTCCCAAAAGCTGAGGATACTGGATTTCTTCATGTTCACCATTGCAAGACAGATTGTACATGCTCCCCTGAGTTTAGGATTCAGAGGATTATAGATCAGTATTCTGGTGTCAAGTCTGCTTCGGAATCTCATATACAACATCTGTGTTCCTATGTTTCTTTTGAAGCCCAGAAACTAGATACATTCAACCAAGAAATTggtttttttctcaaaacaatgGTAAATAGGAGAGGTTTCATCAGGCTGAAGGTGCTTGATCTAGAAGGTATCTACAAACCTTCTCTACATGAGAAACTCGGGGTGTTGCAAAACCTAAGGTACATAAGCTTGCGATGGACAGCTCTAGGCTCAATTCCGGCATCAATTGGGGATCTACCATGCCTGGAGACTTTAGATTTGAAGTATACTAATATAACCACTTTGCCGAGTTCAGTTTGGAAGGCAAAGAACCTTCGACATCTCTATATGAACGAGGTGTGCATTGCGAAGCCATCAAATGCATGTTCAACGAACCTTCAGACCTTAGTGGGGCTTCTTGTTGGTTCTAAGGATCCCAAGATATATGGCTTGGACAGGTGCACTGGCCTTAGGAAATTGGGACTAATATGCCACTCAAAATCAGTGAACTGCACAGCAAACTGCATCTCACAACTTACAAACCTTCAATCGTTAAGGTTGAGTTCAAGAGATCCATTTGGTCAAGCTTTAGACCTCGAGTTGAGTTTTATAAAGGACCAACAGTCTCTGTCAAACctaaatttgtttggaatgatAAAAGGTCATGAAATAGGTTATCTTCCCTGGAACCTCCAAATCCTGACATTGTCAATGTCCGGACTCATCGAAGATCCAATGCTGGTGCTAGGAGAGCTTCCTCAGCTCATCACACTCAGACTTTTGGCTGGTTCCTATGCAGGATCGGAAATGTCTTGTCGTGCTGGACACTTTTCTAAACTCGGTGTCTTGAAATTGTGGAAGCTAGAGCAACTAAAGCAGTGGACAGTGGAGGATGGTTCCATGCCCCATCTTCAAGAATTAGAAATTAGAAGTTGCGAAGAATTGAAAACGCTAGACGGATTACAGATGCTGCCTGCCCTGAAGGAAGTGATTTTGACAAACATGCCGAAGGATTTTGTATCAGATGTTAGAAAAAGATTCGACAGAGACATATTACTGACGAACGAGTGGTAG